From the genome of Deltaproteobacteria bacterium, one region includes:
- a CDS encoding GGDEF domain-containing protein has product MKRWVQKLVEQLGFDRTPESGKKKKLELSDDRATLLYIIDIYSKHLVEIENHPVRKVRDAFDDLARELVDPQSKADPEKLLFRFRQFFSSYRVDEYTYVRKTFEDFKAILWDFVEQLADDSRFEQVADKEVKSNLKELKEAVESESIDVLRSKSREFIDSYIEYTSKRDERRVKRMSSIKKNLDTVKKKLVEADKSMRTDHLTGAFNRRSFDEQVKQQVGMHELSGTQVTLCILDIDFFKKINDTYGHDIGDFVLKECVRLLTEFYSMETDFVARIGGEEFAVILQDHEVQNAVDRAAEIFEKIRKEVFIHASTEIRFTVSMGIAQLTKGENSDQWIKRADQALYDSKHGGRNRWTVAAVPGLIKKVA; this is encoded by the coding sequence ATGAAGCGTTGGGTTCAAAAACTGGTCGAGCAGCTTGGCTTTGATCGAACTCCCGAATCGGGCAAAAAAAAGAAGCTTGAATTGTCGGACGACCGAGCGACGCTGCTTTACATCATCGATATCTATTCAAAGCATCTGGTCGAAATCGAAAACCATCCGGTCCGCAAGGTACGGGATGCCTTCGATGATTTGGCCAGAGAATTAGTTGACCCTCAATCTAAGGCCGATCCAGAAAAGTTGTTGTTTCGGTTTCGTCAGTTTTTTTCTTCCTACCGAGTTGACGAATACACCTACGTCAGAAAAACCTTCGAGGATTTCAAAGCCATTCTTTGGGATTTTGTCGAGCAGCTTGCAGATGATTCGCGCTTCGAGCAAGTCGCAGACAAAGAGGTTAAGTCTAACCTCAAAGAGTTAAAAGAGGCGGTCGAGAGTGAATCAATCGATGTCTTAAGATCTAAGTCCCGAGAATTTATTGATTCCTATATCGAATACACCTCTAAGCGTGACGAGCGACGTGTGAAGCGCATGTCCAGCATCAAAAAGAATCTCGACACTGTTAAAAAGAAACTTGTGGAAGCAGATAAGTCGATGCGAACGGATCATTTAACAGGTGCGTTCAATCGCCGAAGCTTTGACGAGCAAGTTAAACAACAAGTCGGCATGCACGAGCTTTCCGGCACCCAGGTGACTCTTTGCATTCTTGACATCGATTTCTTCAAAAAAATAAACGATACCTACGGCCATGACATCGGTGATTTTGTTTTGAAAGAGTGTGTACGTTTGCTGACCGAATTTTACTCGATGGAAACGGATTTTGTCGCTCGCATCGGGGGCGAAGAATTCGCCGTCATTCTTCAAGACCACGAAGTGCAAAATGCGGTCGACCGCGCTGCCGAGATATTCGAGAAAATTCGTAAAGAAGTTTTTATTCATGCTTCGACAGAAATTCGGTTCACCGTATCGATGGGAATTGCTCAGTTGACAAAGGGCGAGAATTCAGACCAGTGGATCAAGCGAGCTGATCAAGCGCTTTATGATTCCAAACACGGTGGTCGCAATCGATGGACAGTAGCTGCTGTTCCTGGGCTAATTAAAAAAGTCGCGTAA
- a CDS encoding MipA/OmpV family protein: MHQLEQCSEQNLAQVCRHGWLRAKVLLLVGALVAFGQARLAFANEFPEAQPEPLPPSRPLWQFGFGGGGGVTPHYPASNQSSLRFLAVPTFRYRGRVLRSDDDGTRARLIRFEDTEIDLSGAASFPVSSSENAARIGMPELDWIGEVGPRAGVRWRVRSGGANRGDLLKLLFPIRAVFSSDGESIRHRGFVFQPEISLERILSRSNILDSEISLEIDSSVTVINEGLADYFFGVAPEFTNGTRNQYRALSGPLSISTGLILSVSPRHGRTAGSSFFVGIRNTSTGVSVNRESPLHKADQTLSFFTGINIYWFNSDDREQDN, translated from the coding sequence ATGCATCAGCTAGAACAGTGTTCGGAACAGAATTTAGCTCAAGTTTGCAGACACGGTTGGCTCAGGGCCAAGGTCTTGCTTCTTGTTGGCGCACTCGTCGCCTTCGGCCAAGCCCGTCTCGCATTTGCGAATGAATTCCCAGAGGCGCAGCCAGAGCCCCTTCCCCCTTCTCGCCCGCTCTGGCAATTCGGTTTTGGAGGCGGAGGTGGAGTCACGCCACATTACCCTGCCTCCAATCAGTCGAGTCTTCGATTTCTGGCGGTTCCCACATTTAGGTACCGCGGTCGCGTTCTTCGTTCAGATGACGATGGAACTCGCGCCAGATTGATTCGGTTTGAAGACACAGAAATCGATCTTTCAGGAGCAGCGTCTTTTCCTGTCTCTAGTAGTGAAAACGCAGCTCGTATCGGCATGCCTGAACTCGACTGGATCGGCGAAGTCGGACCGCGCGCTGGAGTGAGATGGCGAGTGCGATCAGGCGGAGCAAATCGTGGAGACCTATTAAAGTTGCTATTTCCGATTCGCGCGGTTTTTTCGTCAGATGGCGAAAGCATTCGCCACCGAGGGTTTGTTTTTCAACCGGAGATTTCTTTGGAGCGAATTCTAAGCCGCTCCAACATTTTGGACTCTGAAATATCATTGGAAATTGATTCCAGTGTAACGGTCATAAATGAAGGACTTGCCGACTACTTCTTTGGAGTTGCACCCGAGTTTACGAACGGAACTAGAAATCAATACCGCGCTCTGTCTGGCCCGCTCTCAATCAGTACAGGACTAATTCTTTCCGTATCACCTCGGCACGGTCGAACGGCAGGCAGTTCTTTTTTTGTAGGAATTCGAAACACTTCAACCGGAGTGTCTGTAAATCGCGAGAGTCCGCTTCATAAAGCAGATCAGACACTTTCCTTTTTCACTGGGATCAACATCTACTGGTTCAACAGTGACGACCGCGAACAAGATAATTAA
- a CDS encoding VWA domain-containing protein: MMRSEKQTKLVSRIGAIALLLSTMACAPVAFDAATNASLDDGQNDLYSNFFKLGVSQIEFSQPQLEANDTQVSFQVVLPNGSHVTDLKKNDFAVFENGRAIPGFQLKSNSKKIEQAVDIVFAVDITGSMEPTIESAKMRLINFVNKSRANGHHTRMCLVTFGDITVKKCDRFYDNNPKDPKTEVQVKELISEISKLQALRGINDPGGYDLNENPMRALIDAAGSPWKEKSERFLIMITDDGFLYSPGNSGDVGSLAPRYTEVLNALRTSQMKVFAATPSLAGYNQRFGGSPGIVEASLGEWFNFNGLINGTITLDTILNRIIDRVQTNYLVEYRIDETMGLDPTVPLANRKIDITLKDGRTASVIFQTVQSNLPNGRAAYKKKFKISSGDGSGNGSGNGSGNGSGKRIHKKSLKVLVNGIRSQSFVLNDNDEVEFEQAPPALAKIEAYFQYENIKDSLNISNILIKGDLVNNEAEITLTLNDIPVAKADYSLIETLEGDYSLRLSEQVMSESDPYRIRDSEGLKVRVILNAVTKLQSKLQ; this comes from the coding sequence ATGATGCGAAGTGAAAAACAGACTAAGTTAGTCTCCAGGATTGGAGCAATTGCTTTGTTACTTTCAACGATGGCCTGCGCGCCAGTTGCTTTCGACGCCGCGACGAACGCATCTCTCGACGATGGTCAAAATGATCTCTACTCGAACTTCTTCAAGCTAGGCGTATCACAAATAGAATTTTCTCAACCACAACTTGAGGCAAATGATACGCAAGTCTCATTTCAAGTCGTGCTTCCAAATGGCAGTCACGTCACGGATCTGAAAAAAAATGACTTCGCTGTTTTTGAAAATGGTCGCGCGATTCCAGGTTTTCAACTGAAGTCGAATTCTAAGAAAATCGAACAGGCAGTAGACATTGTCTTTGCCGTAGACATCACAGGATCAATGGAACCGACAATCGAGTCGGCGAAGATGCGTTTGATAAACTTTGTAAACAAAAGTCGGGCCAACGGCCACCACACAAGAATGTGTCTTGTTACATTTGGAGACATTACCGTTAAGAAATGCGATCGCTTCTACGACAACAATCCCAAAGATCCTAAGACTGAAGTCCAGGTCAAAGAGTTGATTTCTGAAATCTCGAAGCTTCAGGCCCTTCGGGGAATCAATGATCCGGGTGGATACGACCTCAATGAAAACCCTATGCGAGCTCTCATTGATGCGGCTGGATCGCCTTGGAAAGAAAAATCAGAGCGCTTCTTGATCATGATTACGGATGACGGATTTCTCTACTCGCCGGGAAACTCGGGCGATGTCGGTTCTTTGGCCCCACGCTACACGGAAGTTCTAAATGCGCTTCGTACAAGCCAAATGAAAGTCTTCGCCGCTACTCCTTCGCTCGCAGGTTACAATCAGCGCTTCGGTGGATCTCCGGGTATTGTCGAAGCAAGTCTCGGAGAGTGGTTCAACTTCAACGGACTGATTAACGGAACAATTACATTGGATACGATTTTGAACCGGATCATTGACCGCGTTCAAACGAATTATCTCGTCGAATATCGAATTGACGAGACAATGGGACTTGATCCTACTGTTCCCCTCGCGAATCGCAAAATTGATATCACTCTCAAGGACGGCCGCACAGCGAGTGTGATTTTTCAAACTGTCCAAAGCAATCTGCCAAACGGAAGAGCTGCCTACAAAAAGAAGTTCAAAATTTCCTCCGGCGATGGATCGGGAAACGGGTCTGGTAATGGATCTGGTAACGGTTCTGGCAAACGCATACACAAAAAGTCGCTCAAGGTACTCGTCAATGGTATCCGTTCGCAATCCTTTGTACTGAACGACAACGACGAGGTGGAATTCGAGCAAGCGCCACCCGCACTCGCCAAGATCGAAGCCTATTTCCAATACGAAAATATCAAAGACTCTTTGAATATCTCCAACATCCTTATCAAAGGAGATTTAGTAAATAATGAGGCCGAAATTACGCTTACCCTCAATGATATCCCTGTCGCTAAAGCAGACTATAGTTTAATTGAAACGCTCGAGGGCGACTATTCGCTTCGGCTTTCAGAACAGGTCATGTCGGAATCGGATCCTTATCGAATCCGGGACTCAGAAGGCCTTAAAGTACGTGTAATTTTGAATGCCGTGACGAAACTACAGTCGAAACTACAATAG
- a CDS encoding DEAD/DEAH box helicase — MNLPSTFSELALSAAIQRAITETGYETPTPIQQQAIPPLLEARDLIGCAQTGTGKTAAFALPILQRLTANPKLLSPKRTRTLILTPTRELAIQIHESFRTYGKYLKIKTAVIFGGVGQGPQVSAMRGGVDVLIATPGRLLDLLEQNHLTLQGIEIFVLDEADRMLDMGFIQPIRRVIKMLPMRRQNLFFSATMPPAIQELANSMLVDPIMVSVTPVSSTAERIEQVLMTVAKDKKRDLLKHVLKNPAFKKVIVFTRTKHGANKVSETLEKAGISSEAIHGNKSQTARQRALENFRHGRTRVLIATDLAARGIDVDNITHVINFEIPNVAETYVHRIGRTARAGTEGIAISFCDHEERSYIRDIEKLIGQEIPLDADQPFHANLGSGTPRPPKNGNRNEQPQSPYSRGGGNNRSGRRPQGGRSNSAGPRPNGQGGGRPASSGGSASGGTSNDGARSGGPSRRPQRGAGPRPAGSGSGPRPAGRPNSNRR; from the coding sequence ATGAATTTACCATCTACTTTCTCCGAACTCGCCCTCTCCGCTGCCATACAACGTGCTATCACAGAAACCGGCTACGAGACCCCGACACCCATTCAGCAACAAGCGATTCCGCCGTTGCTTGAGGCCCGTGACCTAATTGGTTGCGCACAAACAGGAACTGGAAAGACGGCGGCATTTGCGTTGCCAATTCTGCAACGTCTGACAGCTAATCCGAAGCTGCTTAGCCCAAAACGCACGCGAACTCTGATTCTGACTCCGACGCGCGAGCTGGCCATCCAAATTCACGAAAGCTTCCGCACTTACGGAAAATACTTAAAGATCAAAACTGCTGTCATTTTCGGCGGTGTTGGCCAGGGGCCCCAAGTTTCGGCGATGCGAGGCGGAGTTGACGTGCTGATCGCGACGCCGGGTCGACTTTTGGATCTGCTTGAGCAAAATCACCTGACTCTTCAGGGAATTGAAATCTTCGTTCTCGACGAAGCGGATCGCATGCTGGACATGGGATTCATTCAGCCCATACGTCGGGTGATCAAAATGCTTCCGATGCGACGCCAGAACCTGTTTTTCTCGGCGACGATGCCGCCCGCGATCCAGGAACTCGCGAACTCGATGCTGGTTGATCCTATTATGGTTTCCGTGACACCTGTTTCTTCAACTGCAGAACGCATCGAACAAGTTTTGATGACTGTTGCCAAAGACAAAAAACGAGATCTTTTAAAACACGTTCTAAAAAATCCGGCATTTAAAAAGGTCATCGTTTTCACAAGAACTAAACACGGTGCTAATAAGGTCTCCGAAACATTGGAAAAGGCCGGAATCTCTAGTGAAGCGATCCACGGAAACAAGTCGCAGACAGCTCGTCAGCGCGCACTTGAAAACTTCCGCCATGGACGCACGCGAGTCCTGATTGCGACCGATCTCGCTGCTCGCGGTATCGATGTTGACAACATCACTCATGTTATTAACTTTGAAATTCCCAACGTAGCGGAAACCTACGTTCATCGCATCGGCAGAACAGCACGTGCAGGTACTGAAGGGATTGCGATTTCATTCTGCGATCACGAAGAGCGAAGCTACATTCGAGATATCGAAAAATTGATTGGGCAGGAAATTCCTCTCGATGCGGATCAACCTTTTCACGCGAATTTAGGATCCGGCACACCCCGCCCACCTAAAAACGGCAATCGAAATGAACAACCGCAAAGTCCCTACTCTCGCGGCGGCGGCAACAACCGATCAGGTCGACGACCACAAGGCGGAAGAAGTAACAGCGCAGGCCCAAGGCCAAACGGCCAAGGCGGCGGCCGCCCAGCAAGCAGCGGCGGCTCGGCAAGCGGCGGCACTTCAAATGACGGCGCACGAAGTGGCGGTCCATCGCGGCGTCCTCAACGCGGTGCTGGCCCACGCCCAGCTGGTTCAGGCTCTGGTCCGCGACCTGCTGGCCGACCAAACTCAAATCGGCGATAG
- a CDS encoding SAM-dependent methyltransferase yields the protein MDSLKDLWPGQSHELLKALHILTRDGKLNQDSRRKLKQVQHLVQFLTPNLEGLKTVADLGAGKSYLGFMLYDLWMSSHPETSLFAVESRAELIQRSREIASRSGFDRIHFIQGYIDQIDNEMSSMQAGLPSEIDAITALHACDTATDDAIVFALQKNAKFIALVPCCQAEVARILDESNPSGLSTDTLWRHPIHRREFGSHLTNVIRGLVLEAHGYKVRVTELIGWEHSMKNELILAKKIQQQNGQAKNQLGKLLEEFPVGMRLLTRLSALGLSPI from the coding sequence TTGGATTCGCTAAAAGATCTTTGGCCAGGACAATCTCATGAACTTCTCAAAGCACTTCATATTTTGACTCGAGATGGGAAGCTCAATCAGGACTCGCGGCGGAAGTTAAAACAGGTTCAACACCTCGTGCAATTCTTAACGCCAAATCTGGAGGGATTAAAAACTGTGGCCGATCTTGGCGCGGGGAAATCTTATCTGGGTTTCATGCTTTACGACCTATGGATGTCTTCCCATCCTGAGACTTCGCTTTTCGCTGTTGAGAGTAGAGCGGAGCTTATTCAGAGAAGTCGCGAAATTGCGAGTCGCTCGGGCTTTGACAGGATTCATTTCATCCAGGGGTATATCGATCAAATCGATAACGAAATGTCTAGTATGCAAGCGGGTCTTCCTTCTGAAATTGACGCGATCACCGCACTCCACGCGTGCGATACTGCCACTGACGACGCAATTGTTTTTGCTCTTCAGAAAAATGCAAAGTTCATTGCACTAGTTCCTTGTTGCCAAGCAGAAGTTGCGCGTATCTTGGACGAATCAAATCCATCCGGACTGTCAACTGACACGCTCTGGCGTCATCCGATTCATCGACGAGAGTTTGGTTCTCACTTAACCAACGTCATCCGTGGTCTTGTACTAGAGGCTCACGGGTACAAGGTTCGCGTCACTGAACTTATCGGCTGGGAGCATTCTATGAAAAATGAGCTGATCTTGGCAAAAAAGATTCAGCAACAAAATGGGCAAGCTAAAAACCAGCTCGGGAAACTCCTCGAAGAGTTCCCGGTGGGGATGCGTCTGTTAACTCGGCTTTCAGCGTTAGGTCTATCGCCGATTTGA
- a CDS encoding DUF58 domain-containing protein, whose translation MKIRRKHWKEFFIVRRDEFGELIEYSRFDRFRHFFNPTSILALFMALLVVASVIASGGRGFLIAAMALSLLLVVELLRVRATVEFLEVKRIRVKKAFRENEMVEMFVEVVNLSDRAIGPVFINDVFGPAVEMNVRLALGVLEGNSITRVKYRRKCDGGMGQKSIGPLSIETGDTFGIFQFEASEDVVAQVSVFPDIGEIPQLPIKPALDSTLYGIYEVSNRGSSVCLAGIRPYNSGDSPRHIAWKLSTRGRGLVVKDFEKSVNASVCVVLNLTPNWQLGKNSASTWEYGKDLALAIIQQQIELGNSVGFYSDQIFVSPGVGETHFQQIARRVASLKLNESKSPLVEQPVDLLRRYQPILPPGSEVFYVVPFNELEIVSSEKSMRRLVGHGFRVGVVFVDSAAFWAEYRASVAAARYMGTTFIDGLSEVAQKLRAKGIRVFIATHRGRLRDAFQNEGLSL comes from the coding sequence ATGAAAATCAGACGAAAGCATTGGAAAGAGTTTTTCATTGTTCGCCGCGATGAGTTTGGTGAGTTGATTGAGTATTCGCGCTTTGACCGCTTTCGACATTTTTTTAATCCGACTTCGATTCTAGCCCTCTTCATGGCTCTACTTGTTGTTGCGAGCGTGATCGCCAGCGGTGGCCGCGGCTTCTTAATCGCAGCCATGGCATTGTCGCTCCTGTTGGTTGTTGAGCTTCTAAGGGTGAGAGCAACGGTGGAGTTCCTAGAAGTAAAACGAATTCGGGTAAAGAAGGCATTTCGCGAAAATGAAATGGTGGAAATGTTTGTCGAGGTCGTCAACCTTTCGGATCGCGCGATCGGCCCGGTTTTTATTAACGACGTATTCGGTCCCGCCGTCGAGATGAATGTACGATTGGCATTAGGAGTTCTCGAAGGAAATTCGATTACAAGAGTCAAATATCGGAGAAAATGTGATGGCGGAATGGGTCAGAAAAGTATTGGTCCGCTTTCAATTGAAACGGGCGACACATTTGGCATCTTCCAATTTGAAGCTTCCGAGGATGTTGTCGCGCAGGTGAGTGTCTTCCCTGATATCGGAGAAATTCCGCAGCTTCCGATTAAACCCGCGTTGGATTCCACTCTTTACGGAATCTACGAGGTTTCCAATCGAGGCTCCAGCGTTTGCCTCGCGGGTATTCGCCCTTATAATTCAGGTGACTCGCCTCGACATATTGCGTGGAAGCTTTCCACCCGTGGTCGTGGCTTAGTAGTTAAAGATTTCGAGAAGTCTGTGAATGCCAGTGTGTGCGTAGTATTGAACTTAACACCCAATTGGCAGTTAGGGAAAAACTCGGCTTCGACCTGGGAGTATGGAAAAGATCTAGCGCTTGCGATTATCCAACAACAGATTGAGCTTGGAAATAGCGTCGGTTTTTACAGCGATCAAATATTTGTTTCGCCGGGTGTAGGCGAGACCCATTTTCAACAGATTGCCCGTCGGGTGGCGAGTTTAAAACTAAACGAGTCGAAATCGCCGCTGGTTGAACAGCCGGTTGACCTTCTTCGCCGATATCAACCAATCCTACCGCCAGGATCGGAAGTTTTTTATGTGGTACCGTTTAATGAACTGGAAATTGTCAGCAGCGAAAAGTCGATGCGGCGCCTCGTTGGCCATGGGTTTCGCGTTGGAGTGGTTTTTGTCGATTCCGCAGCATTCTGGGCAGAATACCGGGCCTCAGTCGCCGCTGCCCGCTATATGGGGACAACATTTATTGATGGTCTAAGTGAGGTCGCTCAGAAGCTGAGGGCGAAAGGCATTCGAGTTTTCATTGCCACCCACCGCGGTCGTTTGCGAGACGCCTTTCAGAATGAAGGCTTGTCGTTATGA
- a CDS encoding AAA family ATPase — translation MAGGHVLIEDVPGTGKTVLARAIAKSAMVDFHRVQFTPDLLPSDILGSSIFRQDTHTFEFHHGPVFTAILLGDEINRATPRTQSALLEAMSEGQVTVDGKTQKLDSMFVTIATQNPVEQLGTFNLPEAQLDRFMMKISMGYPEQNEEIQMMKGQNFGHPLDRIGPVETKERLVWAKAQVQEVQISDEVYQYISDLVVKTRKEPEVRIGASPRAALALARAAQSVAMIEGYSYVTPGHVFNLLKPVLAHRLILTPEAKLEGRTADNILDAVISKTPTPVRKQG, via the coding sequence ATGGCCGGGGGCCACGTGCTGATCGAAGATGTGCCTGGTACTGGCAAGACAGTGCTTGCGCGCGCGATCGCGAAATCGGCGATGGTCGATTTTCATCGAGTTCAGTTTACGCCTGATCTGCTTCCGTCCGACATTCTGGGGTCCTCTATCTTTCGTCAAGACACCCATACCTTTGAATTTCATCACGGGCCAGTTTTTACGGCGATATTACTTGGCGATGAAATCAATCGCGCGACGCCGCGAACGCAATCCGCGCTGTTAGAGGCGATGAGTGAGGGGCAGGTCACAGTGGACGGAAAAACTCAGAAGCTGGACTCGATGTTTGTGACGATCGCTACGCAAAATCCAGTTGAGCAGCTCGGTACGTTCAATCTGCCTGAAGCTCAGCTGGATCGTTTCATGATGAAAATTTCAATGGGATATCCGGAGCAAAATGAAGAGATTCAGATGATGAAGGGGCAAAACTTTGGGCACCCATTAGATCGAATTGGCCCGGTTGAAACCAAAGAGCGACTTGTGTGGGCCAAGGCGCAGGTTCAAGAGGTGCAAATTTCTGATGAAGTCTACCAGTACATTTCTGATCTTGTAGTTAAGACACGAAAAGAACCGGAAGTTAGAATAGGCGCAAGTCCCCGCGCAGCACTGGCGCTAGCTAGGGCCGCACAGTCGGTAGCAATGATCGAAGGATACAGCTATGTCACTCCAGGGCACGTTTTCAATTTGTTAAAGCCGGTCCTCGCACACCGACTTATTCTGACGCCAGAAGCAAAACTTGAGGGCAGGACCGCGGATAACATTTTGGACGCCGTGATCTCGAAAACTCCTACTCCCGTAAGAAAACAAGGATGA
- a CDS encoding adenylate/guanylate cyclase domain-containing protein: MKTSRRLAALMFTDMVGYSALAREDEGLARELVDDQRIIIRDALKLHEGRELQTTGDGFFIEFASAVNAVECAIRIQTELFEKSRYLPEDRRIKIRIGIHIGDIISNGEDLYGNSVNIAARIEPMARPGGICITRQVFEQVNEKIEGIGFKQAGKTSLKNIRGGADLYHVQLPHESLKLKSTSGFNSVWKRFRQQAITAQLNKISLFTSTVASLLLLVFAIAGGLKNVLQEQTMVERFPASSTAPLTDLSGDWLYKTDSMSDWADFDIKKSWQYADIISGKFQLKKPFETSDDYKSPSIVLGMIRDRHRVFLNGHFIGGADRHTDLAMYTFDRRILKAGQNEVLVEAETDRSLNPGLSLIPDVGTSLGEFSEISEKVRSNTIRFHVLRNVYFGLTLTVLAGCFGFLAIRRVPMNFVYCFSILLLSSLHLAYYSPWINETFEYPFVRFLKIAGLSLTALLLIPAYSRVYGWLKTEVVGNFTVLLFSAFSATLLFDGTIAPSVFTDRYNIVINIALAVSLPWLCIMAFQTVRRIAKSEERKNCFHYHWAGLSDLIDFPYIFYACLIEGRCQPNVHSGFRPKTFS; encoded by the coding sequence GTGAAAACCAGCCGTCGCCTAGCCGCATTGATGTTTACCGACATGGTCGGATACAGTGCCCTTGCGCGCGAAGACGAGGGCCTGGCAAGGGAACTGGTCGACGATCAGCGCATCATCATCCGAGACGCCTTAAAGCTTCACGAAGGCCGAGAACTTCAAACCACCGGCGATGGCTTCTTCATTGAGTTTGCAAGTGCTGTCAACGCCGTGGAATGCGCAATTAGAATTCAGACTGAGCTGTTCGAGAAAAGCCGCTATCTACCAGAAGATCGTAGAATAAAAATAAGGATTGGGATCCACATCGGGGATATCATCTCCAATGGCGAAGACCTGTACGGTAATAGTGTCAACATCGCAGCGAGAATCGAACCGATGGCTCGCCCGGGCGGAATATGCATAACTCGCCAGGTTTTTGAACAAGTGAATGAGAAAATCGAAGGTATCGGCTTTAAACAAGCAGGCAAGACCTCGCTGAAAAATATTCGAGGTGGCGCAGATCTCTACCATGTTCAACTGCCGCACGAAAGCCTTAAGCTGAAATCGACTTCAGGGTTCAACAGCGTATGGAAACGGTTTCGCCAACAAGCTATCACAGCTCAATTAAACAAAATCTCATTGTTCACATCGACGGTTGCTTCCCTTTTGCTTCTGGTATTTGCGATTGCTGGCGGACTAAAAAACGTATTGCAAGAGCAAACAATGGTTGAACGCTTTCCCGCTAGTTCAACCGCCCCATTGACAGATCTCTCCGGCGACTGGTTGTACAAAACAGATTCAATGTCTGACTGGGCGGATTTCGATATAAAGAAGTCATGGCAATATGCTGATATTATCAGCGGAAAATTCCAGTTAAAAAAACCCTTTGAAACATCCGACGATTACAAATCGCCATCTATTGTTCTCGGCATGATCCGAGATCGACACCGTGTATTTTTGAACGGACACTTCATAGGCGGAGCAGATCGCCACACCGATCTTGCTATGTACACATTTGACCGCCGGATTCTTAAGGCTGGCCAAAACGAAGTCCTAGTTGAAGCAGAAACTGATCGCTCGCTCAATCCGGGACTTTCTTTGATTCCCGACGTGGGCACCTCGTTGGGTGAGTTTTCCGAGATATCAGAAAAGGTCAGAAGCAACACGATACGATTTCACGTCTTGCGGAATGTTTATTTCGGTCTAACACTTACAGTGCTCGCTGGTTGTTTCGGTTTTCTAGCGATTCGACGCGTCCCAATGAATTTCGTCTACTGCTTCTCGATACTGCTGCTTAGCAGCCTGCATCTGGCCTACTACAGCCCGTGGATAAACGAAACTTTTGAATATCCATTTGTTCGTTTTTTAAAAATCGCCGGTTTATCTTTAACGGCACTTCTTCTGATCCCAGCGTACTCTCGAGTCTACGGTTGGCTGAAAACAGAGGTCGTCGGGAATTTCACCGTCCTCCTTTTTTCCGCATTCTCCGCTACTCTTCTTTTTGACGGGACGATTGCACCTTCGGTATTTACCGATCGCTACAACATCGTCATCAACATTGCACTCGCTGTTTCGCTTCCATGGCTTTGTATTATGGCTTTTCAAACGGTCCGCAGAATAGCGAAGAGCGAAGAGCGAAAGAACTGTTTCCACTATCATTGGGCTGGCTTATCTGATCTCATCGATTTTCCTTACATCTTCTATGCTTGTCTCATTGAAGGCAGGTGTCAGCCAAATGTTCATTCCGGATTCCGTCCGAAAACATTTTCTTGA
- a CDS encoding GAF domain-containing protein, with protein MFIPDSVRKHFLDFSLTFPLLFSTFVIGIAIHDYVRQSASAKARRRKDPLVLEAAHVLSKTISVNDAISELQRTTCAFVQATRSTIYVLQDSQASPTLLAEFSFNTSDSAIEHRAKPVLSVSRGVIAYTLKNLTPLLIEDIRTDRRFSDVKSEFSRDADSKFHTGSCMIFPLTSNGKVVGAITYADKESHQPFSKDDFEAALQVSTQLALLIDNRRLGEQYEFAKTAT; from the coding sequence ATGTTCATTCCGGATTCCGTCCGAAAACATTTTCTTGATTTTAGCCTGACGTTTCCACTTTTGTTTTCAACGTTTGTAATCGGCATTGCGATTCACGATTACGTCCGGCAATCCGCATCAGCAAAGGCGAGACGAAGAAAGGACCCTCTTGTCCTGGAAGCGGCACATGTCCTTTCAAAAACGATTTCCGTAAACGATGCTATTTCGGAACTCCAACGTACGACATGCGCTTTTGTCCAGGCGACCCGTTCAACGATTTATGTGCTTCAAGATTCTCAAGCTTCACCCACACTTTTGGCGGAGTTCTCTTTTAATACCTCAGATTCGGCAATTGAACATAGGGCAAAGCCGGTTCTCTCGGTTAGTCGCGGAGTAATTGCCTACACTCTAAAAAATCTAACTCCGCTTTTAATTGAAGATATCCGTACCGACCGTCGCTTTAGTGACGTTAAATCCGAATTTTCTCGCGATGCTGATTCGAAGTTCCACACAGGAAGCTGTATGATTTTCCCTTTGACGTCGAATGGAAAAGTAGTAGGTGCGATCACCTACGCTGATAAAGAAAGCCATCAACCGTTTTCAAAGGATGATTTTGAGGCCGCGCTTCAGGTAAGTACCCAACTTGCACTTTTGATCGACAATCGCCGTCTTGGTGAACAGTATGAATTCGCAAAAACTGCAACGTAG